The following are from one region of the Haemophilus parainfluenzae genome:
- the asnC gene encoding transcriptional regulator AsnC has protein sequence MNNIDTLDRQILRVLTKDARTPYAEMAKNFGVSPGTIHVRVEKMRQSGLIEGTKAIIDERKLGYDVCCFIGIILKSAKDYEKVIKKLETFDEVVEAYYTTGNYSIFIKVMTHTIAELHSVLATKIQLIDEIQSTETLISMQNPILRDIKP, from the coding sequence ATGAACAATATCGATACACTTGATCGCCAAATTCTCCGTGTGCTGACTAAAGATGCGCGTACACCTTATGCAGAGATGGCCAAAAACTTTGGCGTGAGCCCAGGTACGATTCATGTTCGCGTAGAGAAAATGCGTCAGTCTGGTCTGATTGAAGGCACAAAAGCGATTATTGATGAGCGTAAACTGGGTTATGATGTGTGCTGCTTTATTGGCATTATTTTGAAAAGCGCAAAAGATTACGAAAAAGTGATTAAAAAGCTAGAGACCTTTGATGAAGTGGTGGAAGCCTATTATACCACGGGAAATTATTCTATTTTTATCAAAGTGATGACACACACCATTGCTGAATTACATTCCGTGTTGGCGACTAAGATCCAGTTAATTGATGAAATTCAATCAACGGAAACCTTGATTTCCATGCAAAATCCTATTTTACGAGACATTAAACCTTAA
- a CDS encoding PACE efflux transporter, protein MSFLERLFHAILFETTVVLLSVFALYFFTEESVSILFGSMVLVSLTAMLWNMIFNYFLDKIFTGPREKRGVIFRTLHAISFEGGLLIFTVPIIAYFLKVDWITAFMMDFSLTVMVTVYTFIFNWVYDHARLLFIKRE, encoded by the coding sequence ATGAGTTTTCTTGAGCGACTTTTTCACGCAATCTTGTTTGAAACCACGGTTGTGTTGCTTTCTGTTTTTGCTTTGTATTTCTTTACAGAAGAAAGTGTTTCTATTCTCTTTGGGTCCATGGTACTGGTTTCCTTAACCGCCATGCTATGGAATATGATCTTTAATTATTTCCTCGATAAAATTTTCACGGGCCCGCGAGAAAAGCGTGGTGTGATATTTCGTACTTTACATGCCATTTCATTTGAGGGCGGTTTGCTTATTTTCACCGTGCCGATCATTGCTTACTTTTTAAAAGTGGATTGGATTACAGCTTTTATGATGGATTTCAGCTTAACGGTGATGGTGACCGTTTATACCTTTATTTTTAATTGGGTGTATGATCACGCGCGATTACTGTTTATTAAGCGTGAATGA
- a CDS encoding extracellular solute-binding protein: MKKNAVQYIKSLCLSAVAFVATSAAFAAEKLYVYNWTDYVPSNLVAEFTKETGIEVIYSTFESNEEMYAKLKLTSSTGSGYDLVFPSSYYVNKMAKEDMLQELDHSKLSNFKQIPANLLNKEFDPNNKYSLPYVYGLTGIGVNADDIDPSKITSWADFWNPEFKGKVLLTSDAREVFHIALLLDGKSPNTKNEEDIKAAYERLVKLLPNVVTFNSDSPEVPFVQGEASIGMLWNGSAYLAHKENPSIQFVYPKEGAIFWMDNYAIPKGAKNTEGAYKFIDFLLRPENAKLVVEKMGFSMPNEGVKALLSPEMANNPTLFPSAENIEKGIMQGDVGEAVDIYEKYWNKLKTN, from the coding sequence TTGAAAAAAAATGCTGTTCAATACATTAAATCACTTTGTCTGTCTGCGGTCGCATTCGTCGCAACCTCTGCGGCATTTGCTGCTGAAAAACTTTATGTTTATAACTGGACTGACTATGTGCCATCTAATTTGGTTGCGGAATTTACCAAAGAAACCGGCATTGAAGTGATTTATTCAACATTTGAAAGTAATGAAGAAATGTATGCTAAATTGAAGCTGACCTCTAGTACAGGTAGTGGTTATGATTTAGTTTTCCCATCAAGCTATTACGTCAACAAAATGGCGAAAGAAGACATGTTACAAGAGCTTGATCACAGCAAATTAAGTAATTTTAAACAAATTCCAGCAAATTTATTAAACAAGGAATTTGACCCAAATAACAAATATTCTCTGCCTTACGTTTATGGCTTAACTGGTATCGGCGTAAATGCGGATGATATTGACCCAAGCAAAATTACGAGTTGGGCTGATTTTTGGAATCCGGAATTTAAAGGTAAAGTGTTATTAACCAGTGATGCGCGTGAAGTGTTCCACATTGCATTACTTTTAGATGGTAAATCACCGAACACTAAGAATGAAGAAGACATTAAAGCGGCTTATGAGCGCTTAGTGAAATTGTTACCAAATGTGGTGACCTTTAACTCTGATTCGCCAGAAGTGCCGTTTGTTCAAGGTGAAGCTTCTATCGGTATGTTATGGAATGGTTCAGCTTATTTAGCACACAAAGAAAATCCAAGTATCCAATTTGTGTACCCAAAAGAAGGCGCGATTTTCTGGATGGATAACTACGCGATTCCAAAAGGTGCGAAAAATACAGAGGGCGCTTATAAATTTATCGACTTCTTACTTCGCCCTGAAAATGCGAAATTAGTGGTTGAAAAAATGGGCTTCTCTATGCCAAACGAAGGTGTGAAAGCGTTACTTTCACCTGAAATGGCGAATAATCCAACCTTGTTCCCATCTGCTGAAAACATTGAAAAAGGCATTATGCAAGGTGATGTGGGTGAAGCGGTTGATATTTACGAAAAATATTGGAATAAATTAAAAACCAATTAA
- a CDS encoding NAD(P)/FAD-dependent oxidoreductase gives MLEFAHQEHVKSYYLDSRNQTFELPPLTQQEEADVCVIGAGFFGLSAALELAEKGKKVIVLEGARVGFGASGRSGGQAINGFEEGIDEYIAQVGFDKAKQLWDMSLEAIDIIDERIAKYGIQCDWKKGYATLALNERRMDDLIEMEKASHATFGYDKMQLWDKAKLKQHLGSDIYVGGLYDSNSGHLHPLNYCLGLAKACLDLGVQIYEQSPVVDLIEKSGCIEVKTDKSAVISQDVILATNAYIDALPKSIHRGINRKILPVESFIIATEPLDQATADSVINNGMSVCDNNILLDYYRLSADNRLLFGSDSSSEKDMVQIMRRNMLHVFPQLENVKIDYGWAGPIDMTMNATPHFGRISPHIYFAQGYSGHGVALTGLAGRIIAEAILGNDERLRIFEGLKVPSFYGGKSLKNLATKIGVLYYKFLDRYR, from the coding sequence ATGCTCGAATTTGCTCATCAAGAACACGTCAAATCTTATTATCTCGATAGTCGAAATCAAACCTTTGAACTGCCGCCACTCACTCAGCAAGAAGAAGCGGATGTTTGTGTCATCGGTGCGGGCTTCTTTGGTTTATCCGCCGCCCTTGAATTAGCAGAAAAAGGCAAAAAAGTGATTGTTCTAGAAGGTGCGAGAGTTGGATTTGGCGCATCTGGTAGAAGTGGCGGTCAAGCCATCAACGGTTTTGAAGAAGGCATTGATGAATATATTGCTCAAGTAGGCTTTGATAAAGCGAAGCAACTTTGGGATATGTCACTCGAAGCCATTGATATTATTGATGAACGCATTGCGAAATATGGCATTCAATGCGATTGGAAAAAAGGTTATGCCACATTGGCGTTAAATGAACGTCGTATGGACGATCTCATTGAAATGGAAAAAGCCAGCCACGCAACTTTTGGCTATGACAAAATGCAACTTTGGGATAAAGCCAAACTGAAACAACATCTAGGCAGCGATATTTATGTAGGCGGGTTATACGATAGCAATTCTGGTCACCTACACCCATTAAATTATTGCTTAGGTTTAGCAAAAGCCTGCTTGGATTTAGGCGTACAGATTTACGAACAATCGCCCGTTGTGGATTTAATAGAAAAATCAGGTTGCATTGAAGTCAAAACCGATAAAAGTGCGGTCATTTCTCAAGATGTTATTTTAGCCACCAACGCTTATATTGATGCGCTACCAAAATCCATTCATCGAGGCATTAATCGTAAAATTTTGCCAGTAGAAAGCTTTATTATTGCAACCGAACCTTTAGATCAAGCCACGGCTGATTCAGTAATCAATAATGGTATGTCTGTTTGTGATAACAATATCTTGCTCGATTACTATCGTTTGAGTGCAGATAACCGCCTATTATTCGGCAGTGACTCAAGCTCCGAAAAAGATATGGTGCAAATTATGCGCCGCAATATGCTGCATGTTTTCCCACAATTAGAAAATGTCAAAATTGATTATGGTTGGGCAGGACCGATTGATATGACAATGAACGCTACCCCACATTTCGGGCGTATCTCACCGCATATTTATTTTGCGCAGGGCTATTCTGGTCATGGTGTCGCACTAACCGGGCTTGCGGGACGTATTATTGCCGAAGCAATTTTAGGCAATGACGAACGTTTGAGAATTTTTGAAGGATTGAAAGTGCCTTCGTTTTACGGTGGAAAATCCCTCAAAAACTTAGCCACCAAGATCGGCGTACTCTATTACAAATTCCTCGATCGTTATCGTTAA